The following are encoded together in the Malaya genurostris strain Urasoe2022 chromosome 3, Malgen_1.1, whole genome shotgun sequence genome:
- the LOC131436216 gene encoding aminopeptidase N-like isoform X5 yields the protein MQEEINTRTTALNVITTHWQDEAHFELNRFKGLSLLRMMNYTLGETTFDAFIRNYIIQRMNNATVDIKGILNIIKRHTDATFNNFLLSWTTMEKYPIIEIKRNNNSGFNLHQKMIPFEEDIGEQIWTIPVTFTNDINQQTFFEKILWLKDSSASLTIEASCELNTNSTWVIVNPSGIGYYRVNYERVHWVKLARILNDNFKSFHYGTLTVIVDDALNLARLGLLDYSIAFNVISFLRKNNDLYQPWKSALDNLKFLYNALEDHPNYGHLEKFLEYLIVETHKNISISPEQTRNPMITSLLIEWACRLGVSACIEDQRLIFNAIFVEKKTSPFDVPENKLSFSICTVIRYSGIEEWQLTRQTYLTSEDINLRIILVRALGCTREISLIKKNLELLDNHQFKMYKHHILSSLSQNKIALKYTLEYLLDEWINLRSYLTLKDISVLINKISTENEFTMYEQIFFKYSYTFQTIDKEILKRMRDMIMKLLVWKKQIAPKVYYKRFKLF from the exons ATGCAAGAAGAAATAAATACAAGAACCACTGCGTTAAATGTTATTACAACTCATTGGcaagatgaggcacattttgaaCTAAATAGATTTAAAGGTCTCAGTCTTTTGCGTATGATGAATTATACATTGGgtgaaacaacttttgatgCATTTATAAGAAATTATATCATTCAAAGAATGAATAATGCAACTGTCGATATTAAAGGTATTCTAAATATTATCAAACGTCATACGGATGCAACGTTCAACAATTTCCTACTCAGTTGGACTACAATGGAGAAATACCcaattattgaaataaaacgaaataataATAGTGGTTTTAATTTGCATCAAAAAATGATTCCGTTCGAAGAGGATATAGGAGAACAAATTTGGAcaattccagtaacattcaccAACGACATTAACCAGCAGacattttttgagaagatactatggTTGAAGGATTCAAGTGCCTCACTTACCATCGAAGCAAGTTGTGAATTGAATACAAACAGCACATGGGTGATTGTGAATCCAAGTGGAATCG GGTATTATAGAGTAAACTACGAACGAGTTCATTGGGTGAAATTGGCTAGAATTCTAAatgataatttcaaatcatttcattaCGGCACCTTAACCGTTATAGTTGACGACGCTCTAAATTTAGCTAGACTTGGTTTATTAGACTATTCTATTGCATTCAACGTAATTTCTTTTCTCCGAAAAAATAATGATCTCTATCAACCTTGGAAGAGTGCATTAGACaatcttaaatttttatataacgcCTTAGAAGATCATCCCAACTACGGTCATCTCGAG aaattctTAGAATACCTGATAGTTGAAAcgcataaaaatatttcgatatcTCCTGAACAAACCCGTAATCCTATGATTACGTCTCTTTTGATAGAGTGGGCGTGTCGATTGGGGGTGTCAGCGTGCATTGAAGATCAAAGACTTATCTTCAACGCTATATTTGTAGAGAAAAAAACATCACCCTTTGATGTTCCGGAAAATAAGCTTTCTTTCTCAATATGTACTGTTATCAGATACAGTGGGATTGAGGAGTGGCAGCTGACTAGGCAAACGTATTTGACATCTGAGGATATAAATCTTCGAATAATTCTTGTCAGAGCTTTAGGTTGTACTCGTGAAAtcagtttgattaaaaaaaatcttgaattacTTGACAATCATCAATTTAAAATGTACAAGCATCACATTCTTTCCTCCTTAAGTCAAAATAAAATAGCCCTCAAGTACACATTAGAATATTTATTGGATGAATGGATTAATCTCCGTAGTTACCTTACACTGAAAGATATTTCCGTACtgataaataaaatttcaacagaAAATGAGTTTACAATGTATgagcaaatatttttcaagtacTCTTACACATTTCAAACTATTGATAAAGAAATTTTGAAACGTATGCGAGATATGATAATGAAGTTACTTGTATGGAAAAAACAAATCGCTCCAAAAGTATATTACAAACGATTCAAATTGTTTTAA